From one Dermacentor andersoni chromosome 1, qqDerAnde1_hic_scaffold, whole genome shotgun sequence genomic stretch:
- the LOC140215360 gene encoding uncharacterized protein: protein MFCGRVYTDRCGSEGIILFVSASAALSLKPTPQLGLTHYRRQRHQSVAAISSLLPLSCCPLAARASAPIVCRWVYTPPPSPLFLRVSGCQSAGSNLIPFFDFTFYHGKANPNRKLADEFRRLQSHKLDTITAKCLAMTEQPHYLLISALNVRSLAAHAKDVHHDHILRHSSVLCFAETWMDPEEPLEIIDFLYCCGARRDHNRAAGVAIYLRTGLSAIPVEMFGTSHEVGELCAAKLPNGLLVVAAYFASTALTKDVVHFLQLALTVHRSTPMLVVGDFNVDIKTNSNFLTLMRENIPFLSLVTRPTAVTTSRGTCIDLVFENQALVYQVEHISVYFSDHKASFMTVKNC from the exons ATGTTTTGTGGCCGAGTGTACACAGAC cgctgcggaagcgagggtatcatattgtttgtgtcggcatcggcggcgttgtccctgaaaccaactccgcagctggggttgactcactatcggcgtcagcggcatcagtcagtcgctgctatctcttccctcctccctttatcgtgttgtccgcttgctgcgcgcgcttctgcccccatcgtttgccgctgggtgtacacgccgcccccctcccccctcttcctgcgagtctccggttgtcaaagcgccggctcgaacttaattcctttcttcgactTCACATTCTACCACGGAAAAGCCAATCCGAACAGAAAGCTAGCCGATGAATTTCGTCGGTTGCAGTCCCACAAACTTGACACCATCACCGCCAAGTGCCTCGCCATGACTGAACAGCCGCACTACTTGTTGATCTCCGCTCTTAACGTACGCTCCCTTGCCGCACATGCCAAGGACGTACACCACGATCACATTCTGCGCCATTCCTCTGTACTTTGCTTTGCTGAAACCTGGATGGATCCCGAAGAGCCTCTCGAAATCATAGATTTCCTATACTGCTGTGGTGCTCGCAGAGAccacaacagagcggcgggagtcgctatctacttgcgcacaggtctctctgcaataccagtcgaaatgtttggcacgtcacatgaagttggcgaactgtgcgccgcaaagttgcccaacggcttgctggtagtagctgcctacttcgcctctaccgcactcacgaaagacgtcgtgcacttcctgcaactcgcattaaccgtccatcgatccacaccgatgttagtagtgggggactttaatgttgacataaagacaaacagcaatttcctaacacttatgcgggagaacatcccgttcctctcgctcgtaacgcgtcccacggctgtgacaacctcgcgaggcacttgtatagatctcgtctttgagaatcaagcattggtgtaccaagtcgaacatatatcagtctatttctccgaccacaaagcttccttcatgactgtcaagaactgttag